In the Streptomyces sp. NBC_00193 genome, GACCGGCGGGTGCTCCCAGAGGGTCGCGACGTTGCCGTTGAACCAGCCGAGGTAACGCTGGCAGATCGCCTTGACGTTGTGGGAGAGCGAGCCGTAATAGCCGCGCGCGTGCCAGGAGTTCTCCAGGGCGGGCGGCAGCTGCAGTTCCTCGGCGATCTCCGGTCCCGTCAGGCCGTCGTTGAGCAGGCGCAGGGTCTGGTCGTGCATGTACGCGTACAGGTCGCGCTGGGCGGAGAGGAAGGTGACGACGTTCTCCCGGCCCCAGGTGGGCCAGTGGTGGGAGGCGAAGGCCACGTCGTAGCCGTCACCGAAGTACTCGATCTGCTCCAGGAAGCCGGCCGGGGCGAGGATCGGCACGCCTTCCTCGGTGCCGCGCGGGAGCACGCCGCGGGCGCCGCCGAAGTGGTCGCCGTGCGAGTGCGTGTAGATCAGGCCGGTGACCGGGCGGTCCCCGCGGTGCTCGCGGTACAGCCCCAGCGCGGCGGCGGCGGTCTCGGCGGAGATGAGCGGGTCGATGACGACGACCCCGCGCTCGCCCTCGACGAGGGTCATGTTCGAGAGGTCGAGGCCCCGGACCTGGTAGATGCCGTCGGTGACCTCGTAGAGGCCCTGTTTGGAGGCGAGCTGCGCCTGCCGCCACAGGCTGGGGTTCGCGGTGTCGGGGCAGTCGGCCTTCAGGAACGCGTACGCGTCGCTGTCCCACACGGTGCGGCCTTCGGCGCCCTCGACCACGCCGGGCACGAGCGCGCCGATGAATCCGCGGTCGGCGTTCTCGAAGTCGGTCACGTCGTCAAACGGGAGGGTCTCCAAGGGGAGGCTGGCCATCTCTCGCTCCATTCTGCGGGGGTCGACGCCGTACATCGCCTCATCTCAACACCGGACCCGACGGGTGCACTTTGGGATGTTTTATGGGGAGAGATGGTTTACCCGGACGGTGCGTCAGCCGGGCTGCGTGAACTGTTCCGTGCCGACGACCCGCAGGAGGCTCAGCCGGTCGGCCGAGTCCGTGCCGGGCGGGGGCGTCAGGAGCAGGAGGCGCTGGTCGCCCTCCGGGGCGAGGAGCACCTGGCAGTCGAGGTCCACGGGGCCGACGACCGGGTGGATCACCCGCATGCGGCTGTGGCGGCGGACGGCGACCTCGTGCAGCTCCCACAGGGCGGTGAACTCCGCGCTGGCCTCGTGCAGGCGCTCCACCAGACGGGTGGCGGCCGGGTCCGAGGAGCGCCGGCCGACGGCCGC is a window encoding:
- a CDS encoding alkyl/aryl-sulfatase, coding for MASLPLETLPFDDVTDFENADRGFIGALVPGVVEGAEGRTVWDSDAYAFLKADCPDTANPSLWRQAQLASKQGLYEVTDGIYQVRGLDLSNMTLVEGERGVVVIDPLISAETAAAALGLYREHRGDRPVTGLIYTHSHGDHFGGARGVLPRGTEEGVPILAPAGFLEQIEYFGDGYDVAFASHHWPTWGRENVVTFLSAQRDLYAYMHDQTLRLLNDGLTGPEIAEELQLPPALENSWHARGYYGSLSHNVKAICQRYLGWFNGNVATLWEHPPVELARRYVDSMGGADQTLAKARAYADSGDLRFAATLLNHLVFAEPGRTDAKEALAGVYDTLGHGAENGPWRNFYLTSAMELRHGENAALLDTANPEMATALTTDMLIDSIAVRIDGPRAWDEDLTIDLVLTDEGSHHRLTLHNGALTHRTVTDPRTPAVLTLTLTKPQLLAVLAGRAPDSISTAGSPALLSRLFSYVTKADAAFPIVTP